From Solwaraspora sp. WMMD1047, the proteins below share one genomic window:
- a CDS encoding MSMEG_4193 family putative phosphomutase, with protein sequence MITVATLLLLRHGRTTANADGGLAGRRPVELDETGRAQAAAVGARLRAVPLAAVVTSPLIRCRQTLDLALPGVAPVVEEGLVECDYGAWEGQPLKKLAKDPLWPVVQQHPSAVVFPGGEAMAAMAGRAVAAVRAWDARITAEHGPEALWVACSHGDVIKAIVADALGVHLDLFQRIVADPASVTAIRYTPVRPFVVRLNDSGGDLTDLVLPKRRRRRRSAAAESDAAVGGGAGAGSVEPAG encoded by the coding sequence CTGATCACCGTGGCGACCCTCCTGCTCCTGCGACACGGCCGGACCACCGCGAACGCGGACGGTGGCCTGGCCGGCCGACGCCCGGTCGAGCTCGACGAGACGGGCCGGGCCCAGGCGGCCGCGGTGGGCGCCCGGCTGCGCGCGGTCCCGTTGGCCGCGGTGGTGACCAGCCCGCTGATCCGGTGCCGGCAGACGCTCGACCTGGCACTGCCCGGCGTGGCACCGGTGGTGGAGGAGGGACTCGTCGAGTGCGACTACGGCGCCTGGGAGGGCCAGCCGCTGAAGAAGCTCGCCAAGGATCCCCTGTGGCCGGTGGTCCAGCAGCACCCCAGCGCCGTGGTCTTCCCCGGCGGCGAGGCGATGGCGGCGATGGCCGGTCGGGCGGTCGCGGCGGTCCGTGCCTGGGACGCCCGGATCACGGCCGAGCACGGCCCGGAGGCGCTCTGGGTGGCCTGCAGCCACGGCGACGTGATCAAGGCGATCGTCGCGGACGCGCTCGGCGTACACCTTGACCTTTTTCAGCGGATCGTGGCCGACCCGGCCTCGGTGACCGCGATCCGCTACACGCCGGTACGCCCCTTCGTGGTCCGGCTCAACGACTCCGGCGGCGACCTCACCGACCTGGTGCTGCCGAAGCGGCGCCGGCGGCGCCGGTCGGCGGCGGCCGAGTCCGACGCCGCGGTCGGCGGCGGCGCGGGCGCCGGCTCCGTCGAGCCGGCCGGCTGA
- a CDS encoding undecaprenyl-diphosphate phosphatase, whose amino-acid sequence MSWIEAIVLGIVQGLTEFLPVSSSAHLRITSAIFFEQDAGASFTAVTQLGTEAAVLLYFAKDIWRIGRTWVVGLWDRSVRTSLDYRMGWYVIVGSIPIGVLGFLFKDQIRATARNLWLVATVLIVFAFVLAFAEYWGRQTRRVENLTLRDGIIMGFAQAMALVPGVSRSGATLTAGLFLSLTREAAARYSFLLAIPAVVMSGVFSVPDVFDTSGTGSIPTVAQMVVATAIAFAVGYAAIAWLLRYVAHHTLYVFVLYRVALGTLVLGLLMTGTISAT is encoded by the coding sequence ATGAGCTGGATCGAGGCGATCGTCCTCGGCATCGTTCAGGGTCTGACCGAGTTCCTGCCGGTCAGCTCCTCCGCCCACCTGCGGATCACCTCGGCGATCTTCTTCGAGCAGGACGCCGGGGCCTCCTTCACCGCGGTCACCCAGCTCGGCACCGAGGCGGCCGTGCTGCTCTACTTCGCCAAGGACATCTGGCGGATCGGCCGGACCTGGGTGGTCGGCCTCTGGGACCGCTCGGTGCGGACCAGCCTGGACTACCGGATGGGCTGGTACGTCATCGTCGGCTCGATTCCGATCGGGGTGCTGGGCTTCCTGTTCAAGGACCAGATCCGGGCCACCGCCCGGAACCTCTGGCTGGTCGCGACGGTGCTCATCGTCTTCGCCTTCGTGCTGGCCTTCGCCGAGTACTGGGGTCGCCAGACCCGCCGGGTGGAGAACCTCACCCTCCGCGACGGCATCATCATGGGCTTCGCCCAGGCGATGGCGCTGGTCCCGGGGGTCTCCCGGTCCGGGGCCACGTTGACCGCCGGCCTGTTCCTCAGCCTCACCCGGGAGGCGGCGGCCCGGTACTCCTTCCTGCTGGCCATCCCGGCGGTGGTGATGTCCGGGGTGTTCAGCGTTCCGGACGTCTTCGACACCAGCGGCACGGGTTCGATCCCGACGGTGGCCCAGATGGTGGTCGCCACCGCGATCGCGTTCGCGGTCGGCTACGCGGCGATCGCCTGGCTGCTGCGCTATGTCGCGCACCACACCCTGTACGTCTTCGTCCTGTACCGGGTGGCGCTGGGCACCCTGGTGCTCGGCCTGCTGATGACCGGCACCATCTCGGCGACCTGA
- a CDS encoding LLM class F420-dependent oxidoreductase, which translates to MRLGLSLGYQTAWSTPADHLALAREADRLGYSVVWAAEAYGSDSPTMLAWLAGQTERIDLGSAVMQIPARTPAMTAMTAATIDTISGGRFRLGLGVSGPQVSEGWHGVRFGRPLARTREYVDIVKLAIARQPVAYDGAHYTLPLPDGPGKALRLGFHPPRERIPIYLAAVGPKNLELAGEIADGWLAIFFAPDHADEQLAAVAAGRARAGRELAGFDVVPSVPVVVGDDVAACAELVRWYAALYVGGMGSREQNFYNQLATRMGYGDAAREVQDLYLAKRQRDAAAAVPLEFIDRTSLLGPRERIADRMREYAAAGVTTLSVTLFVADAESGIQTLRTCAEALELAGVGE; encoded by the coding sequence GCTGGGCTACTCGGTGGTCTGGGCCGCCGAGGCGTACGGCTCGGACTCGCCGACCATGCTGGCCTGGCTCGCCGGGCAGACCGAGCGGATCGACCTGGGCAGCGCGGTGATGCAGATCCCGGCCCGGACCCCGGCGATGACGGCGATGACCGCGGCGACCATCGACACCATCTCCGGGGGGCGGTTCCGGCTCGGCCTCGGGGTGTCCGGCCCGCAGGTCTCCGAGGGCTGGCACGGTGTCCGGTTCGGCCGCCCGCTGGCCCGGACCAGGGAGTACGTCGACATCGTCAAGCTGGCCATCGCCCGTCAGCCGGTCGCGTACGACGGCGCGCACTACACGTTGCCGTTGCCCGACGGTCCCGGCAAGGCGCTGCGGCTGGGGTTCCACCCGCCCCGCGAGCGGATCCCGATCTACCTGGCCGCGGTCGGCCCGAAGAACCTGGAACTGGCCGGTGAGATCGCCGACGGCTGGTTGGCCATCTTCTTCGCCCCGGACCACGCCGACGAGCAGCTCGCCGCCGTCGCCGCCGGCCGGGCCCGGGCCGGCCGGGAACTGGCCGGCTTCGACGTGGTGCCGTCCGTGCCGGTCGTGGTCGGCGACGACGTGGCCGCCTGCGCCGAGCTGGTCCGCTGGTACGCCGCCCTCTACGTCGGCGGGATGGGCAGCCGGGAGCAGAACTTCTACAACCAGCTCGCCACCCGGATGGGCTACGGTGACGCCGCCCGCGAGGTGCAGGACCTCTACCTCGCCAAGCGTCAGCGGGACGCGGCGGCCGCGGTGCCGCTGGAGTTCATCGACCGCACCTCGCTGCTCGGCCCCCGGGAGCGGATCGCCGACCGGATGCGCGAGTACGCGGCGGCCGGCGTGACCACCCTGTCGGTCACCCTCTTCGTCGCGGACGCCGAGAGCGGCATCCAGACGCTGCGGACCTGCGCCGAGGCGCTGGAACTGGCCGGGGTCGGCGAGTGA
- a CDS encoding DUF3090 domain-containing protein: MTHQVHAFEPPERFVAGTVGAPGERTFFLQARGGGRLVSVALEKVQVSLLAEKLEELLTEAHRRFGIELPDPPPAASDNEPLETPVDEEFRVGTLGLAFDVDTATVVIEAIAAGEGEAEVELGDPDGDPTADPDPDDLDDDEEEPDDDLDRLRVRLTPQAAREFIDRARRVVAAGRPPCPLCGQPLDPAGHLCPRNNGYHR; this comes from the coding sequence ATGACCCACCAGGTGCACGCATTCGAGCCGCCCGAGCGGTTCGTCGCCGGAACCGTGGGGGCGCCCGGGGAGCGGACGTTCTTTCTGCAGGCGCGGGGCGGTGGCCGGCTGGTCAGCGTGGCGCTGGAGAAGGTTCAGGTGTCACTGCTGGCCGAGAAGCTGGAGGAGCTGCTGACCGAGGCGCACCGCCGGTTCGGCATCGAGCTGCCGGATCCGCCGCCCGCGGCCTCCGACAACGAGCCGTTGGAGACGCCGGTCGACGAGGAGTTCCGGGTCGGTACGCTCGGCCTGGCCTTCGACGTCGACACCGCCACGGTGGTCATCGAAGCGATCGCGGCGGGGGAGGGCGAGGCCGAGGTCGAGCTCGGCGACCCCGACGGCGATCCGACCGCCGATCCCGATCCCGACGACCTGGACGACGACGAGGAGGAGCCGGACGACGACCTCGACCGGCTGCGGGTCCGGCTGACTCCGCAGGCGGCCCGCGAGTTCATCGACCGGGCCCGCCGGGTGGTAGCCGCCGGCCGACCGCCGTGCCCGCTGTGTGGGCAGCCACTGGATCCCGCCGGGCACCTCTGCCCGCGGAACAACGGCTACCACCGGTGA